A genomic region of Bactrocera dorsalis isolate Fly_Bdor chromosome 3, ASM2337382v1, whole genome shotgun sequence contains the following coding sequences:
- the LOC125777660 gene encoding serine-rich adhesin for platelets-like: MATTSTSLKTEPTSIPTTSSRETPSTSHIIDSSSTTDSMATTSTSLETEPTSISTTSSDETPSTSHIIDSSSTTDATATTSTSLKTEPTSMPTTISEETSSKSHIIDSSSTTDFIGTTETSLKTELTKIPTTSSRETPSTSHITDSSSTTDSMATTSTSLKTESISIPTTSSEETPSTSHIIDSSSTTDATATTSTSLKTESTSISNTSSGETTSTPHITDSSSTTDSIASTEISMKTESTSISTTSFGETTSTPHITDSSSTTDAMATTSTSLKTESTSIPTTSSEETPSTSHIIDSSSTTDSMATTSTSLKTEPTSIPTTTSGETSSTSHIIDSSSTTDSMATTSTSLKTEPTSIPTTSFGETPSTSHIIDSSSTTDAMATTSTSLKTESTSIPTTTSGETPSTSHIIDSSSTTDAMATTSTSLKTEPTSIPTTSSGETPSTSHIIDSSSTTDSMATTSTFLKTEPTSIPTTSSRETPSTSHIIDSSSTTDSMATTSTSLETEPTSISTTSSGETPSTSHITESSSTTDSMATTRTSLKTEPTSIPTTSFGETPSTSHITDSSSTTDAMATTSTSLKTEPTSIPTTSSRETPSTSHIIDSSSTTDSMATTSTSLETEPTSIPTTTSGETSSTSHIIDSSSTTDATATTSTSLKTESTSIPTTSSGEPTSTSHITGFSSTTDSIATTETSTKTESTSIPTTSSGEPTSTSHITDSSSTTDSIATTETSTKTESTSIPTTSSGETPSTSHITDSSSTTDSIATTEISMKTESTSIPTTSSGETPSTSHITDSSSTTDSIATTETSTKNESTSISNTSSGETTSTPHITDSSSTTDSIASTEISMKTESTSISTTTSGETPSTSHIIDSSSTTDATATTSTSLKTESTSIPTTSSGETTSTSHITGFSSTTDSIATTETSIKTESTSISTTSSGEPTSTSHINGFSSTTDSMAVASTSLKTEPTSIPTTTSGETSSTSHIIDSSSTTDSMATTSTSLETEPTSIPTTTSGETSSTSHITDSSSTSDSMATTSTSLKTEPTSIPTTSSGETPSTSHIIDSSSTTDSMATTSTSLKTEPTSIPTTSFGETPSTSHIIDSSSTTDSMATTSTSLETEPTSIPTTTSGETSSTSHIIDSSSATDAMATTSSSLKTESTSMPTSISGETSSTSQIIDSSSTTNFIGTTERSTKTEPTRISTTSSGETLSTSHITDSSSTTDDTATTSTFLKTEPTSIPTTSSRETPSTSHIIDSSSTTDSMATTSTSLETEPTSISTTTSGETSSTSHIIDSSSTTAAMATTSTSLETDPTSIPTTSSGETPSTTDSEASHHTTDSPTKVSDITDSFTPTDFIATTSATLRIDSAGIPSSSFGGTSSQLQPKPTQPPSWRPSLRVLPPFFLEKLHQNQMLTPRTVPLTVLHNS, translated from the coding sequence ATGGCTACCACTTCAACATCCTTGAAAACCGAGCCAACAAGTATCCCCACCACTTCTTCCAGGGAAACTCCATCAACATCTCACATAATTGATTCTTCATCCACAACCGATTCCATGGCTACCACTTCAACATCCTTGGAAACCGAGCCAACAAGTATCTCCACCACTTCTTCCGACGAAACCCCATCAACATCTCACATAATTGATTCTTCATCCACAACCGATGCCACGGCTACCACTTCAACATCCTTGAAAACCGAGCCAACAAGTATGCCCACCACTATTTCCGAGGAAACCTCTTCAAAATCTCACATAATTGATTCTTCATCCACAACCGATTTCATCGGAACCACTGAAACATCCTTAAAAACCGAGTTAACAAAAATACCCACCACTTCTTCCAGGGAAACACCTTCAACATCTCACATAACTGATTCTTCATCCACAACCGATTCCATGGCTACCACTTCAACATCCTTGAAAACCGAGTCAATAAGTATCCCCACCACTTCTTCCGAGGAAACTCCATCAACATCTCACATAATTGATTCTTCATCCACAACCGATGCCACGGCTACCACTTCAACATCCTTGAAAACCGAGTCGACAAGTATTTCCAATACTTCTTCCGGGGAAACTACTTCAACACCTCACATAACTGATTCTTCATCTACAACCGATTCCATCGCAAGCACTGAAATATCCATGAAAACCGAGTCAACAAGTATTTCCACCACTTCTTTCGGGGAAACTACTTCAACACCTCACATAACTGATTCTTCATCTACAACTGATGCTATGGCTACCACTTCAACATCCTTGAAAACCGAGTCAACAAGTATCCCCACCACTTCTTCCGAGGAAACTCCATCAACATCTCACATAATTGATTCTTCATCCACAACCGATTCCATGGCTACCACTTCAACATCCTTGAAAACCGAGCCAACAAGTATCCCCACCACTACTTCCGGGGAAACCTCTTCAACATCTCACATAATTGATTCTTCATCCACAACCGATTCCATGGCTACCACTTCAACATCCTTGAAAACCGAGCCAACGAGTATCCCCACCACTTCTTTCGGGGAAACTCCATCAACATCTCACATAATTGATTCTTCATCCACAACCGATGCTATGGCTACCACTTCAACATCCTTGAAAACCGAGTCAACAAGTATCCCCACCACTACTTCCGGGGAAACTCCTTCAACATCTCACATAATTGATTCTTCATCCACAACTGATGCGATGGCTACCACTTCAACATCCTTGAAAACCGAGCCAACAAGTATCCCCACCACTTCTTCCGGGGAAACTCCATCAACATCTCACATAATTGATTCTTCATCCACAACCGATTCCATGGCTACCACTTCAACATTCTTGAAAACCGAGCCAACAAGTATCCCCACCACTTCTTCCAGGGAAACTCCATCAACATCTCACATAATTGATTCTTCATCCACAACCGATTCCATGGCTACCACTTCAACATCCTTGGAAACCGAGCCAACAAGTATCTCCACCACTTCTTCCGGAGAAACTCCATCAACATCTCACATAACTGAGTCTTCATCCACAACCGATTCCATGGCTACCACTCGAACATCCTTGAAAACCGAGCCAACGAGTATCCCCACCACTTCTTTCGGGGAAACTCCATCAACATCTCACATAACTGATTCTTCATCCACAACTGATGCTATGGCTACCACTTCAACATCCTTGAAAACCGAGCCAACAAGTATCCCCACCACTTCTTCCAGGGAAACTCCATCAACATCTCACATAATTGATTCTTCATCCACAACCGATTCCATGGCTACCACTTCAACATCCTTGGAAACCGAGCCAACAAGTATCCCCACCACTACTTCCGGGGAAACCTCTTCAACATCTCACATAATTGATTCTTCATCCACAACCGATGCCACGGCTACCACTTCAACATCCTTGAAAACCGAGTCGACAAGTATTCCCACCACTTCTTCCGGGGAACCTACTTCAACATCTCACATAACTGGTTTTTCATCAACAACCGATTCCATCGCAACCACTGAAACATCCACGAAAACCGAGTCGACAAGTATTCCCACCACTTCTTCCGGGGAACCTACTTCAACATCTCACATAACTGATTCTTCATCAACAACCGATTCCATCGCAACCACTGAAACATCCACGAAAACCGAGTCAACAAGTATTCCCACCACTTCTTCCGGAGAAACTCCATCAACATCTCACATAACTGATTCTTCATCAACAACCGATTCCATCGCAACCACTGAAATATCCATGAAAACCGAGTCAACAAGTATTCCCACCACTTCTTCCGGAGAAACTCCATCAACATCTCACATAACTGATTCTTCATCAACAACCGATTCCATCGCAACCACTGAAACATCCACGAAAAACGAGTCAACAAGTATTTCCAATACTTCTTCCGGGGAAACTACTTCAACACCTCACATAACTGATTCTTCATCTACAACCGATTCCATCGCAAGCACTGAAATATCCATGAAAACCGAATCAACAAGTATTTCCACCACTACTTCCGGGGAAACTCCATCAACATCTCACATAATTGATTCTTCATCCACAACCGATGCCACGGCTACCACTTCAACATCCTTGAAAACCGAGTCGACAAGTATTCCCACCACTTCTTCCGGGGAAACTACTTCAACATCTCACATAACTGGTTTTTCATCAACAACCGATTCCATCGCAACAACTGAAACATCCATCAAAACCGAATCAACAAGTATTTCCACCACTTCTTCCGGGGAACCTACTTCAACATCTCACATAAATGGTTTTTCATCAACAACCGATTCCATGGCTGTCGCTTCAACATCCTTGAAAACCGAGCCAACAAGTATCCCCACCACTACTTCCGGGGAAACCTCTTCAACATCTCACATAATTGATTCTTCATCCACAACCGATTCCATGGCTACCACTTCAACATCCTTGGAAACCGAGCCAACAAGTATCCCCACCACTACTTCCGGGGAAACCTCTTCAACATCTCACATAACTGATTCTTCATCCACAAGCGATTCCATGGCTACCACTTCAACATCCTTGAAAACCGAGCCAACAAGTATCCCCACCACTTCTTCCGGGGAAACTCCATCAACATCTCACATAATTGATTCTTCATCCACAACCGATTCCATGGCTACCACTTCAACATCCTTGAAAACCGAGCCAACGAGTATCCCCACCACTTCTTTCGGGGAAACTCCATCAACATCTCACATAATTGATTCTTCATCCACAACCGATTCCATGGCTACCACTTCAACATCCTTGGAAACCGAGCCAACAAGTATCCCCACCACTACTTCCGGGGAAACCTCTTCAACATCTCACATAATTGATTCTTCATCCGCAACCGATGCCATGGCTACCACTTCATCATCCTTGAAAACCGAGTCAACAAGTATGCCCACCTCTATTTCCGGGGAAACCTCTTCAACATCTCAAATAATTGATTCTTCATCCACAACGAATTTCATCGGAACCACTGAAAGATCCACGAAAACCGAACCAACACGTATTTCCACAACTTCTTCCGGAGAAACTCTATCAACTTCTCACATAACTGATTCTTCATCCACAACTGATGACACGGCTACCACTTCAACATTCTTGAAAACCGAGCCAACAAGTATCCCCACCACTTCTTCCAGGGAAACTCCATCAACATCTCACATAATTGATTCTTCATCCACAACCGATTCCATGGCTACCACTTCAACATCCTTGGAAACCGAGCCAACAAGTATCTCCACCACCACTTCCGGGGAAACCTCTTCAACATCTCACATAATTGATTCTTCATCCACAACCGCTGCCATGGCTACCACTTCAACATCCTTGGAAACCGACCCAACAAGTATCCCCACCACTTCTTCCGGAGAAACTCCATCAACAACCGATTCTGAAGCTTCGCACCATACCACTGATAGTCCTACAAAAGTATCTGATATAACTGACTCTTTCACCCCAACCGATTTCATCGCAACCACTTCAGCAACCCTGAGAATCGATTCAGCAGGTATCCCCTCTTCTTCTTTCGGAGGAACTTCATCTCAACTGCAACCGAAACCGACGCAACCCCCTTCCTGGAGACCGAGTCTACGAGTATTGCCACCGTTTTTTCTGGAGAAACTCCATCAAAATCAAATGCTAACGCCTCGCACCGTACCACTGACAGTTCTACATAATAGCTGA
- the LOC105226253 gene encoding uncharacterized protein LOC105226253, whose amino-acid sequence MYKVSIILLSLLTGTAFGASTNNLLRSTEINLLQLMVDTRANQRANPEQSLACFDYYLKVFDDLNEEYRQGFAACLDTAEDDRSKVDAATQPERDAIEASAKSSCEALNVCAQHVGSIEYFSCFSSTGKDNTESMYEISADAGETLANVRESYRLIENAEHRCTNASEREYVENTYKANLELQSCLRGESAVPTVTPTPGETESTAAPTESTPGETESTAAPTESTPGETESTAAPTESTPGETESTAAPTESTSGETESTAAPTESTPGDTESTAAPTESSPDTSEQTATPTASTSEATNGDFMPEEDLFAMRKLLAKLKSRLALSKY is encoded by the exons ATGTACAAGGTATCGATTATTCTGCTAAGCCTTTTAACAGGCACGGCTTTCGGTGCTTCAACGAACAATTTGCTTAGGAGCACAGAGATCAATTTATTGCAACTGATGGTGGATACGCGAGCCAATCAACGCGCCAACCCCGAGCAAAGCTTGGCTTGCTTCGATTATTATCTTAAAGTGTTCGACGACCTCAACGAAGAGTACCGACAAGGCTTTGCTGCCTGCCTTGACACAGCCGAAGATGATAGAAGCAAGGTCGACGCTGCTACACAACCTGAACGCGATGCAATTGAAGCGTCGGCCAAGTCTTCGTGTGAGGCACTGAACGTTTGCGCACAGCATGTTGGATCTATCGAATACTTCAGTTGCTTTTCAAGTACT ggcAAAGATAATACCGAAAGCATGTACGAGATTTCAGCAGATGCTGGCGAAACTTTAGCAAATGTACGCGAAAGTTATCGCTTAATAGAAAATGCTGAACACCGCTGTACGAATGCATCTGAACGTGAATATGTGGAGAATACCTATAAGGCTAATTTGGAGTTACAAAGCTGCCTTAGAGGTGAATCGGCAGTACCGACCGTCACTCCAACCCCGGGAGAGACAGAATCAACAGCGGCACCAACTGAGTCGACACCCGGAGAGACAGAATCAACAGCGGCACCAACAGAGTCGACACCCGGAGAGACAGAATCAACAGCGGCACCAACAGAATCGACACCCGGAGAGACAGAATCAACAGCGGCACCAACAGAGTCGACATCCGGAGAGACAGAATCAACAGCGGCGCCAACAGAATCGACACCCGGAGACACAGAATCAACAGCGGCACCAACCGAGTCAAGTCCAGACACTTCTGAACAAACAGCCACACCAACAGCGTCAACCTCGGAAGCTACGAATGGTGATTTTATGCCAGAAGAAGACCTGTTTGCTATGAGGAAACTGCTTGCTAAACTGAAAAGTAGACTAGCATTGAGCAAATATTAA
- the LOC125777740 gene encoding uncharacterized protein LOC125777740, whose protein sequence is MATKSLLSLLLATIVSSALAQSPVDWQPLLDQQNLALRQVVQTMQMTRGAAVGAEETDACFDWYLDNQTAINEVYYKEYNDCKNTATAAKKLLSEQSALERQDLLDDGHSLCSSLAACEKISDGLEFFQCYNKASDDNSPKLFNMSVTSERVANKLTISYQTINDTERVCTTNARVKNVNDLSVSRAYLNDCLIGEWSPPEGADQSNESRMLLKQDPEPIARMLAFKNNRLIVGA, encoded by the exons ATGGCAACAAAATCTCTGCTCTCCTTGTTGTTGGCAACAATTGTCAGCAGCGCCTTAGCGCAATCGCCTGTGGACTGGCAGCCATTGCTCGACCAGCAAAACTTGGCCCTACGCCAGGTGGTGCAGACAATGCAAATGACCCGTGGCGCAGCCGTCGGAGCTGAGGAAACCGATGCCTGTTTCGATTGGTATTTGGATAATCAGACGGCGATCAATGAAGTCTACTATAAGGAGTACAACGATTGCAAAAATACGGCAACGGCGGCAAAGAAATTGCTTTCGGAGCAAAGTGCTTTGGAACGTCAAGATCTTTTGGATGATGGTCACTCACTTTGCTCATCGTTGGCTGCTTGTGAAAAGATCTCCGATGGTCTGGAGTTTTTCCAATGCTACAATAAGGCG TCTGACGATAACAGCCCGAAATTGTTTAACATGTCCGTCACATCGGAGCGCGTCGCTAACAAATTGACAATTTCATATCAAACCATTAACGACACCGAACGTGTGTGTACTACTAACGCGCGTGTTAAGAACGTGAATGACTTAAGTGTTAGTAGAGCGTATCTAAATGATTGTTTAATTGGAGAGTGGAGCCCACCAGAAGGTGCCGATCAGTCAAATGAAAGCCGGATGTTACTCAAACAGGACCCTGAGCCAATCGCTCGCATGCTAGCGTTTAAAAACAATAGACTGATTGTAGGCGCATGA
- the LOC105226254 gene encoding uncharacterized protein LOC105226254 yields the protein MSRSLVFSLLTVLFIAMQTHAGLTRHHSRANEFNVDQTLIDFLLNTRNFQQSDPQRSNECFGYYLPKLTDCYEEYEKDYSQCLESSEDRRKKIDESTYKQREEIEDSSEHACKLLESCVPKKDSIDYFECFELASNTNERTMYNVNVNASDTLAKVRQAYSESDYLESVCLVDSKRKYDGNNKVIYNSLQSCLNGETDVPTTTTADPSHTTKTTTHVSPDPTTTETY from the exons ATGTCGCGTTCATTGGTTTTCTCCCTACTTACCGTCCTTTTCATCGCAATGCAAACGCACGCGGGCCTTACACGCCACCACAGCAGAGCAAACGAATTCAACGTCGATCAAACTTTGATCGATTTCTTGTTGAACACGCGCAACTTCCAGCAAAGTGATCCGCAGCGTTCCAATGAGTGCTTCGGCTACTATTTGCCGAAACTCACCGATTGCTATGAAGAATATGAAAAGGACTATTCGCAATGCTTGGAAAGTTCCGAGGATAGACGCAAAAAAATCGACGAGTCAACATATAAACAGCGAGAAGAAATCGAAGATTCGAGTGAGCATGCCTGCAAATTGCTCGAAAGCTGTGTACCCAAGAAGGACTCGATTGATTACTTTGAGTGCTTCGAGTTGGCG AGTAATACAAATGAGCGTACCATGTATAATGTTAACGTAAATGCCTCCGATACGCTGGCTAAAGTGAGACAAGCTTATAGCGAATCCGATTATCTGGAGAGTGTTTGCCTGGTCGATTCAAAGCGCAAATACGATGGAAATAACAAAGTCATCTACAACAGTTTGCAAAGTTGCCTCAATGGTGAAACTGAtgtaccaacaacaacaacagcggacCCAAGTCATACAACAAAGACAACAACGCATGTATCTCCGGATCCAACAACAACTGAAACATATTAA
- the LOC105226276 gene encoding uncharacterized protein LOC105226276, whose amino-acid sequence MSNPSTMAQRVSSLKQLESLSLSLLLLLLWFTNSCYNRAQALVVLPENVVGGGAGMPANDIVVGDVALVLTRVENDCFETFLLESRNASNTYASAYRACQMLGSRKRMEFVSAEWSTRVDVTEQVTELCKDLCDCAQIAGDMEFFQCSAQHSFRGVNTMQQVYLNSTAAIVELEHKYEEAEKQILLCIIAAEQQYVDSSSKAFLKLSKCLKAT is encoded by the exons ATGTCTAACCCATCAACAATGGCTCAGCGAGTGTCATCGTTAAAACAGTTAGAGTCGCTGTCGCTGTCGCTGTTGCTGCTTTTACTGTGGTTCACCAACAGCTGTTACAATCGGGCGCAGGCACTTGTGGTATTACCGGAGAATGTGGTTGGTGGTGGCGCCGGTATGCCAGCgaatgatattgttgttggcgaTGTCGCACTGGTGTTGACGCGCGTTGAAAATGATTGCTTTGAGACATTTTTGCTGGAGAGTCGAAATGCGAGCAACACCTATGCGTCGGCATATCGTGCATGCCAAATGTTGGGCAGTCGGAAGCGTATGGAATTTGTGAGCGCGGAATGGTCAACGCGAGTGGATGTGACGGAGCAGGTGACCGAGTTGTGCAAGGATCTTTGTGATTGTGCACAAATTGCGGGTGATATGGAGTTCTTTCAATGCAGCGCCCAACAT TCCTTCAGAGGTGTGAACACAATGCAGCAAGTGTACTTGAATTCAACCGCCGCCATTGTGGAATTGGAACACAAATATGAAGAGGCGGAAAAGCAGATTCTCCTTTGCATTATCGCTGCCGAGCAGCAATATGTGGATTCATCTAGTAAAGCGTTTCTAAAGCTGTCGAAATGTCTGAAAGCCAcctga